Sequence from the Sulfuracidifex tepidarius genome:
CCATCAAATTCGGTTTATGTGGACGAAATAGCCTCTTATATAACATCCCACGGAGGGCAAGTGATAAACTCGAGCGATTCTAACGTTACTCCTGACGTTATCCTCACGTTCCCTGCAGGGTTCTATAAGAACATGACGTCGCTGGGAGGAAAAGGGGAAGTATACATGACCATAGAGATTTCCTCCAACACAAAGGCGCAAGACCTTGTAGACAACGCGCTCTACAACGTCCTCTATAACGTGTCCTTGTCGAGGATATCCCATCTCATAAACGCGTCTCACCTCAACGTGAGCCCTTCTAACGTAAGGGAACCTCTAGAGGTCGTTTACACTTACATTACCCCAACTCACCACGTCACGACTCAAGCTAGGGATCAACTGGTAGAGCTCGCCAGGATAATAGCCTTAGTACTTTTCCCTAGTGCTACTCCCGTGATCTTCTTCATTACTGACGGGATAACTGGAGAGAAGGAAAGGAAGACATTGGAGTCGCTCTTGGCTTCTCCCATATCGCCAATGGAGTTCATAGTTTCCAAACTCGTAGTGTCAATGTTTCTAGGTCTCATGTCTTCCTTAGGAGACCTGATAGGCATTTCCGTGTTCTCCCTGTTCGCATCAACCATCTTCGGTATATCACTCTCACTTTCTGCGTCCTTCGCTTCTCTCATAGTAGGTATTTACGTAGAGACGGTTCTACTCACAGCTGCAATCAGCCTCATACTTCTCCTAATTTTCGGAGGGTCGACGAGGAACATACAGATAATAAACTTCCTGGTATTGAGCTTCGGCATGATAGCTTCCTTCACTGCACTTTTCATCAACTTAGCTCAGGTTACTTTCCCCCTGTCTTTAATATACATGATACCTTACGAACAGTTAAGTGCCTCGCTTCTGTTCTATGTATTCGGATTGCCTGGAGAATCCATATTCTATCTATCAGTAACGTTAATTGCATCTATAGTTCTGCTATTTATATCATCTAAGCTGTTCAACCCTGAGAGACTACTTTTAAAATAAGACTAAGAGAAATAGTAATGGGCTATTAAATGGCAGAAAGATACGCTGCGTATGTTTTGGTTGTAACTTCCGTGGGTAAAGAGCAGGAAGTTGCGGAGCAATTGAAACAGTTAAACTACGTTAAGAGGGTGGAAAACGTTTACGGAGAATATGACCTTGTTATAGAGGTGGAAGCTCCTAACTCTGGGGAACTTAAGAACGTCCTAGAACAAGTAAGGAGAAACTCCTCAATAATGAGGACGGTTACTCTAATAATGATGTAAATTCAAGGAAAATTTTTTAAAAGTTTATTCCGATCTTTTTTTGGGTCCGTGTGAAATGCTCCTGTGTCCCAGGAGCTAGTGAGCACGGAAGGGTCCCCTCTGGACTTCCTCGTTTTAAGATGTTAGAGACGGCATGTATTGTATTACTCAGTTATTTTTCCTATCTCGTTCAGATTATTTCAGGGTAGAAGATAATTCGTATACTAAGGCCTAGATATATACTTCATGGATAAAAGATAGGATAAGGAGAGAACTCTGTGAGCTAGAGAAATAGTTTCAAACATGTTTCCTATTTATCTACTACTTCCACGTCTTCCTTGTCTTCCTCCATCATTTGCATCTTTCTCAGGAGCTCGTAAACTATTGCGTCCAGCTGAGCAACTTTAGCTTCTAAAAAGGCTATGCTCTCTTCATACTTTCCTTTCTCTTCGTCTTTTTCGTTGTCTGTATTACCCTCTACTCCATCTTTTATATACATCTTTACAAGGTCTGTCATTTGTATGCCCATTTCCTCAGCCTTCCTCTTCAGTTCGTCATACATCCACTCGGGCAAAGACAAATGTATAGTTGGCAATGTATTTTCTCCTCAATACAACTATTGCAAAAGGAATATTTTAGTCTTATTCTTGATGTAGTCTTCCTCTTTGAATAGGAATACGGTGTTACCGCTCCACATAATATTTAAGCCTAACGAGAGAAAGAAGTATATTTAGATGCAAAAATGAGAGTTGTTACGTTTAAAGTAGAGGAGGATTTACTAGAGCTACTAGATAGATACGCTATAAGGTACGGTCTAAATAGAAGTGAAGCAATAAGGAAAGCCATCGAGAAAGTCGTAAATGAGGAGATAAGTAAAGATACGGTACCATTGGCGAAAGTGGAAAAAATCAAGTTATAAATAAAACAATTTACCCTTGATATTAGTTTCGTCAAGATTTGCGTTTTTAGGACATATTTTGTTTATTTCAAATTTGTTTTTCTCTAATTCTAGAAAGCTTTCCACTGGATCCAAAGGCATGTAATGACCCTTCGTCCAGTAGTGAAGTGGGATAATTGCTTCAGGTTCAAGTTGCTCCACAAGCTCTGAGGCCTCCTTTGAATCTATGGTTATTATCCCACCTACTGGTAATGCCAAGAGATTTGCGCCCCTCAACTCCTTCATAAGCTCATCGTTAAGCGAATGGCCTAGGTCCCCCATGTGGACTAGAGTGAAATTATCACTCTTCCTCTTTATCTTGTAAATGACGTTCTTTCCTCTCCTTTTTCCATTCTCCTTGTCGTGAAAGGATTTGTATCCAGTAATAAGATAAGAGCCGAGGTCGAAAGTGCCTATCTGCTGTTCTTTTAGGACCTCATATTTCACTATCTGATATGCATTGTGGTCGTAATGATCGTGAGTAACAAGCACCAACTTCACTTCTGGATAGTCAGGAACTTGAAGTCCAATGCTTCCTCCGTCATGAGGATCGAGTAGAATCGAGTCAAATAAAAGAGCTGAATGACCAAAATACCTTATCATGGTTTAAACTAATGGGCCACGTATTTAAGGGCTATCCGCCTAGCGTCTTCCGATGTTATCTTCTCTCCCTTATCTGCCATAGCTTTGATCTCTGAGAGGACTTCCCTGAGGGAATTGTCGTCTAGAGATATTCCCTGGTCTTCGAGTATCTTCTTGAGCCCATGTATCCCACTGTGTTTACCCAGCTCTATCCTCCTGAAGTTCCCTACTTCCTCTGGAGTAAGGGGTTCGTATGTTGAAGGGTTCTCCAGAACTCCATGAACGTGGATTCCCGCCTCATGCCCGAAGGCGTTGTCGCCGACTATTGCCTTGAAGTAAGGTACGGGGACTCCAGTCAGTTCTGACACCATCTTGCTCGTCTCGTACAGCATCCATGTTTTCACGTTGACGTCGAAACCGAAGAGCTTCTTCGCACCCATAACAACCTCCTCCAGCGAAGCGTTTCCAGCCCTCTCCCCTATTCCGTTAACTGTAACGTGAACTTGTCTGGCACCAGCGTATACGCCTGCCAAAGAGTTAGCAGTAGCCAAGCCGAAATCGTTATGACAGTGGACGCTTACCACTTTATCTCCAGCTACGCTCACCACTTTCTTGATGAGGTCATAGAACTTGAAAGGTTGCATTGTACCTACAGTGTCGGGAATGTTAATCCTGTCAGCTCCCGCTTCAATTGCAGTCCTGACTGCAGTCAACAGGAAGTCCTCGTCTGTCCTCGTAGCGTCCTCGGGGCTATACTCCACAACCAAACCATGGTCTTTAGCATACCTCACGTTGTCGTAAATCCTATCCAACACCTCTTGCCTGCTCATCCTCAGCTTGTATTTCAAGTGTATGTCTGAAGTAGCTATGAACACGTGTATACTTCCTAGCCCGCTTTGGATTGTCTTATCTATGTCGTTCTTATTTGCTCTGGATAGACCTATCACCTCTGTGTTATCGCCCACTTCCTCCAAAATCTTCTTTGTTGATATGAATTCCCCTTCAGAAGACGCAGGGAAACCGGCTTCTATCACGTCTACGCCCATATCGGATAGACGCTTAGCTATCTTAACCTTCTGCTCTACAGTTAAGTCTATCCCTGGGGCTTGCTCACCGTCCCTTAAAGTTGTATCAAAAATTCTAACCGTGGAGAATACGCATCCCTTTTTGCACCAATGTTTTCTACTATTTATACCATTTAAATCTTACGTTAGAGAGTCGGCAAGACTCACCTTATTGTTAATGAGGTATATAACTTCCTTCGCTATACCAAGTTTGATCTTCTTCCTGAGATTTATGGGTACGTCTGCCTGAAAGTAAGGTTTCGAATACATACCTATCAAGTTGCTATCAAGATCCATGGCATAGAGTCTCACGGAAGATGCTCCTCCAACTAGAGACAACAAAACTGCCCTATCTCCATCGGTAAACCCTCCGTAGAGTTTTGCCCTACCAGTGTTAGCTACTTGACATGTACCTACTACCTTCTTGAGCTCTAACAATCGTTCGAGTTTGTCCATGTTGTCTCCATGAGCGTGAACCACATAGATTGGGCTTCTGTTCGGTTTGACTATCCCGTCAAGGTCAGTCACTACGATGTCCGGAACTCTTACGTGGGCCTCTAGAAACCTTGAGGCTCCATCTGCAGCAACTATCACTTCCTCTTCGATATGGCTTAAGTTAGATAGTGAAGGTCCTGCACCTACTACTGCGACTCTCTTATGCCTTATAACGTTCAGAAGATCTTCCTCCAGATCATCGAACAGAAACTGATTGAGCTTCATGCATGATAAATAGTCATCCCTTTCACTTATCCTTAGATATCCTCTTATCTTAGAATAAAATCCTATCCAGAACTCTTTATCTTGAAATAAATTTGATCACCGTCGTCCTTTACTACCTCTATCCCCATGTTCACTATATCGTGATAAAGGGGATTTCTCTTTGAAATTTTAAAAATAACTTGTTCTTTTAAATAATTTATGGCTTCTATCGGGTCTGAAGAACACGTATCGGAATCTAGGTCAATTATGGAACTCATCGAAGATCACGTTGATCTTGTCGAACAAGGAAGTGATCTCGTTCATTATTATCTCTGCCTCCTTATGCCTGATTACTACCGACGGAGTCTTGAGGGAAGATTCGTCGACTACGGTTGATGGAAACAGCTTAGCCTCTATTTCCTGAAGTTTAGATATAACTTCCTTCGTCTTCTCATCTAAGTCTTTGTCTCTTTTCAGGTACTCTAATGACACGGCGTTACCACTTGAAGACTTGGAATAGATCCCATATAGAGACAGCAATGCCTTGCTCATGTTCTCCACAGATTCATACAGCCTTATTGCTGTGTAAAGTAGATCTCCGTCATCAAATGCCATCTTTGCTTCCTTAAGAGTCCTGTTAGTCCTTAAGATGTATTCCGATGCTATTTCACTGTTGTTCAATATCAACTACCTCTCCTTTCTTGATGTCTGCTAAAAGTAAAATTTTCTTTTCGCTCTCCTCTATGGTCCTGAATTCCTTGCTGAACAGTTTATCTGGATCATATAGAACCTTTCCGAACATAGAAACGTAAATCAAGTAAGGTATGCTGAGTCTAGCTTCCTTGTCGGAGAATATAACCACCTGGATCTTTGTGTCTCGGTCCACGGGAGTGTCCTTTAATGCCCTCCTCATGAAGAACCATGATATCTCACCTCTTGAAGTGAATGAGACTCCAGATACCTCCTTGAGCACTATAACCAGGACTGGAACTTCCTCTTCTATATCTATGGCTGCAGCCCTGAAAGTGGTGCCGTACCACTTTATCATGTCCGACAATATTTTCTCAGATAGAGAAAACACTTGATTCATGTTTAATATTTTCGATTCTAAGATATAAGTGTGAACTCCGCTGAAAGATCGTTCCTAGAAAAGACGCCCAACATGAAGATAGAGGTAGTTGAGGAGAACGTTCCATGTTCTACTGAGTGTCTAAGGAAGTCAGAACTAGCGGAAGTATTGAACGACGAGTCCTTTAGGGAACAGATAGAGATACTCGACAGCATAATCTCGCTCATTAGAGATAACGTTAGCTCACTGAAAATGAAGGTGAAAGACATTCTAGGTGAGGAAGGAATCAGCTTGGAAAATGCAACCTACACTATCTATCACTTGGTAGAAGAGGGAGGAGATGTAGTTTTCGGCACTAACTACCTCAAATACAACGAAAGGCTAATTTTTGAAGGGGACTTCAACAGCATGAACTCGGTTTATAAGAAAATCTCCTCCATGAGGGAAGACCCAGACGTGAGGGCTCTTTGCGACCAGATAAGGAACCTCTGCGAGGCGACTTGGAGGCATGTTAATAAGAACCTGAGGAAGATGTTTACAAGTGAATCAAATGAAAGTTAAAATCGGAATGGAAGGTTTCACGATAGACTCGGCACACTATACTCCTTCCTCTCCAGGGAATGAACAGATACATGGCCACACGTACGAAGTATCTGTGGAGGTAGAAGGAGAGGTAGACGAGAAGACCGGATTCGTAATAGACTTCGATATATTCAAAGGAATAGTTCAGGACGTAGTTAGAGAGTACGACCATAAGCTCCTGATCCCCAGGAAAGACGCGGACAAAATAGAAATGAAAGGACCCTTCGTAGTACTCACGAAGGTAATAGACCATCCCTTTGCCACCGTGGAGTACATAGGCCAGGATATAGCAAAGAAGTTACATGAGAAGCTAAAGGGGAGTTACCAGATACGTTTGAAGATAAGCGAAGGCAAGGGAGCTTACGCGGTCATAGAGTACCCTTAATATGTCTTATCCCAATGTTGTCGATCCAGAGGGAAGCCTCTAGATTGGAGGAATGAAAACATATTCCCGGAGTACCTAGACATTCCTCCCTTTCTTCCATGATAGCTCGTTTAACTTCTTCAACCCTGGTTATCTTCCCCTGATTGTTCATTTTTTTGACATACCCCCTCTTTTCAAACCTGACAATTGGGCTGTCCTCCCTGAAAATGAAAACTCCGCCGAAGATAACTGTATAGCAGAATCTAGGTTGAGCCTTACAGAGGTCTTCATAGCGGTCTTCTTTCGCACCCAGGAGAAGTTTCCTCTCCATATCATTTGAGTTCTCTAGTGTTACTATTGGAGGTATTACTGACACTGTGAGATAATAGTCGGCGTCATCTCCTTCCAGTCTAGCTTCGATGAACTTAGGTATCGATATTCTCTCCATTTGGAATCCTCTTAAATAACGGTTTGTCTTGAATATAATTTTTATCAATTGAAAGTGCTACCTCAGCCTTGGACAGCTCATATCCTATGTAAAGAGCATGCTCTAGGGAAGGCTTGACGCCTCTCTTCTCCAGTTCCCTGATTAGGCTCCTTCCCAAGCTGAGTGCGTCTTTCCCGTGTAGCTTTATTTCACCGCCTTCTCCCATCCACTCTACGACTATGTCTTCATCAGATAGGTATATCCTTGAAAAGCCTCTATCCATGGTTGGCTCATTCCTTCCTATTTCGATACCTCTGCTTGGCTCCCTTGGGATTCTTCTCTTATCCTTAAGTATTAACAAGTCTATACCGACGTCCTTTGGTAACTTAGACTTGGACATGGCTATTGACATCATCTTCCCAGCTTCCCTTGTCTCCCATGCGCTCCACTTAGTCTTTCCCTTATCCATGGTTAACAGACATGAAGCCCCCAACTCAGCTGCTATAGCTACCATCGATGCGTTCACCCCCACACTGTCTACATCAATCAACTCGGTGAAGTTGAGTATCCCCATCATGATGGGGACGTCATTAATAGCTTCCCTCAGGCTGGAGTACTCCTTCACGCTATCCACGAAACCCTTCAGGGGCGGAGATAGGACAGGGTCTGCTATCATCCTGTCGAAACCCATCTCTTTAGCCTTCTTCAAAGTAGATAACACGACCTGACTCTTATTGTTAACTTCGTAAGGAGCAACAACGAAGCATGCATCCCTCTTAACTTGAGATAGAGCTTCAATGTTTCTTTCGTTCATGTTAAAGACGAACATAGCCCCTGCCTTAACTCCCTCCACGAGCTCACTCGGAGAATCGCTGTCTATTCCTACGGGCTTGCCTAACTCTATGGCTTCCTTAACTTTCCTTCTAACTTCGTCCCTAT
This genomic interval carries:
- a CDS encoding ABC transporter permease — translated: MTLLRKEWIDIKRDKKLLIGTLILPFFILPLIGVILYASVVSQPPVIELVNQSPSNSVYVDEIASYITSHGGQVINSSDSNVTPDVILTFPAGFYKNMTSLGGKGEVYMTIEISSNTKAQDLVDNALYNVLYNVSLSRISHLINASHLNVSPSNVREPLEVVYTYITPTHHVTTQARDQLVELARIIALVLFPSATPVIFFITDGITGEKERKTLESLLASPISPMEFIVSKLVVSMFLGLMSSLGDLIGISVFSLFASTIFGISLSLSASFASLIVGIYVETVLLTAAISLILLLIFGGSTRNIQIINFLVLSFGMIASFTALFINLAQVTFPLSLIYMIPYEQLSASLLFYVFGLPGESIFYLSVTLIASIVLLFISSKLFNPERLLLK
- a CDS encoding Lrp/AsnC ligand binding domain-containing protein; the encoded protein is MAERYAAYVLVVTSVGKEQEVAEQLKQLNYVKRVENVYGEYDLVIEVEAPNSGELKNVLEQVRRNSSIMRTVTLIMM
- a CDS encoding ribbon-helix-helix protein, CopG family — encoded protein: MRVVTFKVEEDLLELLDRYAIRYGLNRSEAIRKAIEKVVNEEISKDTVPLAKVEKIKL
- a CDS encoding MBL fold metallo-hydrolase, which produces MIRYFGHSALLFDSILLDPHDGGSIGLQVPDYPEVKLVLVTHDHYDHNAYQIVKYEVLKEQQIGTFDLGSYLITGYKSFHDKENGKRRGKNVIYKIKRKSDNFTLVHMGDLGHSLNDELMKELRGANLLALPVGGIITIDSKEASELVEQLEPEAIIPLHYWTKGHYMPLDPVESFLELEKNKFEINKICPKNANLDETNIKGKLFYL
- a CDS encoding isopropylmalate synthase, which encodes MNSRKHWCKKGCVFSTVRIFDTTLRDGEQAPGIDLTVEQKVKIAKRLSDMGVDVIEAGFPASSEGEFISTKKILEEVGDNTEVIGLSRANKNDIDKTIQSGLGSIHVFIATSDIHLKYKLRMSRQEVLDRIYDNVRYAKDHGLVVEYSPEDATRTDEDFLLTAVRTAIEAGADRINIPDTVGTMQPFKFYDLIKKVVSVAGDKVVSVHCHNDFGLATANSLAGVYAGARQVHVTVNGIGERAGNASLEEVVMGAKKLFGFDVNVKTWMLYETSKMVSELTGVPVPYFKAIVGDNAFGHEAGIHVHGVLENPSTYEPLTPEEVGNFRRIELGKHSGIHGLKKILEDQGISLDDNSLREVLSEIKAMADKGEKITSEDARRIALKYVAH
- a CDS encoding 6-hydroxymethylpterin diphosphokinase MptE-like protein, with protein sequence MKLNQFLFDDLEEDLLNVIRHKRVAVVGAGPSLSNLSHIEEEVIVAADGASRFLEAHVRVPDIVVTDLDGIVKPNRSPIYVVHAHGDNMDKLERLLELKKVVGTCQVANTGRAKLYGGFTDGDRAVLLSLVGGASSVRLYAMDLDSNLIGMYSKPYFQADVPINLRKKIKLGIAKEVIYLINNKVSLADSLT
- a CDS encoding HEPN domain-containing protein; the protein is MNNSEIASEYILRTNRTLKEAKMAFDDGDLLYTAIRLYESVENMSKALLSLYGIYSKSSSGNAVSLEYLKRDKDLDEKTKEVISKLQEIEAKLFPSTVVDESSLKTPSVVIRHKEAEIIMNEITSLFDKINVIFDEFHN
- a CDS encoding 6-pyruvoyl trahydropterin synthase family protein, yielding MKVKIGMEGFTIDSAHYTPSSPGNEQIHGHTYEVSVEVEGEVDEKTGFVIDFDIFKGIVQDVVREYDHKLLIPRKDADKIEMKGPFVVLTKVIDHPFATVEYIGQDIAKKLHEKLKGSYQIRLKISEGKGAYAVIEYP
- a CDS encoding dihydropteroate synthase-like protein, with the protein product MKILLVTGKLAYPILSEAVKAIRNAEIDIVAMDVPVAALMNVRYIAERLKGVRGYDYIILPGLVFGDATLVERATGIPTVKGTEEAWDINLAVEALLQGKSLSPRDPADKFISKGDSEKYLREIESNFREAFTVSGLRIPLRPPPFRIFLEVAEKQELSDIRRVEKYVDVIVVGFPVGHEDRDEVRRKVKEAIELGKPVGIDSDSPSELVEGVKAGAMFVFNMNERNIEALSQVKRDACFVVAPYEVNNKSQVVLSTLKKAKEMGFDRMIADPVLSPPLKGFVDSVKEYSSLREAINDVPIMMGILNFTELIDVDSVGVNASMVAIAAELGASCLLTMDKGKTKWSAWETREAGKMMSIAMSKSKLPKDVGIDLLILKDKRRIPREPSRGIEIGRNEPTMDRGFSRIYLSDEDIVVEWMGEGGEIKLHGKDALSLGRSLIRELEKRGVKPSLEHALYIGYELSKAEVALSIDKNYIQDKPLFKRIPNGENIDT